AATTACGCCGATACGAGTCGAATCAAGGAATTCTCGCAAGGCCTGCTGATCGATTGGCTCGCAGCAGGCATTGACCCGAACCGCTCGACGGTTTTCGTCCAATCCTCGGTTCCCGAACATGCGATTCTCCATCTTCTCCTCTCAATGATTATCCCGGTGCCCTGGCTGGAGCGCAATCCGACCTACAAGGAGAAACAAGAAGAAATCAAGGAAAAAGACCTCTCCACGTACGGGTTTCTAGGGTATCCGGTCCTCCAGGCTGCGGACATTCTCTTGTACAAACCCGACATTGTTCCAGTGGGAAAGGATCAACTGCCGCACCTTGAACTCACACGAGAAGTGGCAAGACGATTTAACAACCTGTACCGGCCGGTCTTTCCAGAGCCCAAAGAATATTTAACGCAATTTCCAAAAGTCACCGGTACAGATGGCCGAAAAATGAGTAAGAGTTATCATAATACGATCAATTTATCTGACTCCGAGCAAGAGGTGCGAAAGAAACTCAAAACAATGGTCACCGACCCCGCCAGAGTTCGCCGGACCGACAAAGGCAATCCCGAAGTCTGCCCGGTCTATGACTTTCACAAAATCCTTTCTACCCAAGAAGTCCAGAAGCAGGTCGATCAAGACTGCCGGACCGCGGCCATCGGCTGCATCGACTGCAAAAAACTCGTCGCGGATGCGATGGTGAGTCGCCTGGCCCCTTCATGGGAAACTCAAGCCGCCTTATCAACCAAACCCGACTATCTTCAGGACATCATTCTTGACGGCCAACGCAAAGCGTCTCAAGTAGCGAAAACGACGATGCAGGATGTTCAGGAAGCCATGAAAATATAAATATAACAGCCTAGTAAATACAATCTAAATCCATAGGAAGAATCTCAAAATTCCCTCAGCATACTTCTTGACTTAGGTTAACGCTGTCAGTACCATCCAATCACATTGCGACTTATTAATGATGCAATAAAAACGTAAGGATATCAATCGATTATGTCAATTCGCGTTGCAATAAACGGGTTTGGCCGGATCGGTCGGAATTTTTTTCGGGCCAGTCAGGACCACCCCGACATTCAAATCGTGGCCATCAATGACCTGACAGATTCCACCACGCTTGCGCATCTCCTGAAATACGATTCAGTTCATGGACGTTTTCATGGTCAAGTGGAAGCTCAACCTGAACGTCTCATCGTCAATAACCAGTCGATTGAAATATTCGCAAAACGCGACCCGAAAGAACTCCCCTGGAATCAACACAACATTGACGTTGTGGTCGAATCAACCGGGCGGTTTACCGACCGTGAAAAAGCCAGCGCACATCTCTCGGCCGGAGCCAAGCGCGTGGTTATCTCCGCTCCGGCGAAGGATGCGGACTTGACGATCGTTCTCGGGGTCAATGAATCTCAGTACAACCCCAATGAGCACAGCGTTATTTCGAATGCCTCCTGCACGACGAACTGTCTGGCTCCGGTTTCGAAAGTGCTCTTAGAAAACTTTGGCATTCGCCATGGCTTCATGACCACGATTCATTCGTATACGAATGATCAACAGCTTTTGGATCTCCCCCATAAAGACTTGCGACGAGCCCGTGCCGCCGGCCTCTCGATGATTCCCACATCGACCGGAGCGGCAAAAGCCCTTCATCTCGTGCTGCCTGAATTAAAAGGCAAGATGGATGGGGTCGCGATTCGCGTCCCGACACCTAATGTTTCGCTGATTGACTTGTCGGTGGAAGTCGAACGGGATTGTGACGTCTCGGCTGTCAACCAAGCCTTTGAACGCATGGCTCAGGGTCCGCTTCAGAATATCTTGGATTTTTCAGCGTCTCCGATCGTTTCAACCGACCTCAATGGAAGCCCGTATTCCGCCACGCTCGACTCCCCCCT
The genomic region above belongs to Nitrospirales bacterium and contains:
- the trpS gene encoding tryptophan--tRNA ligase, which translates into the protein MANRVLSGMQPSGRLHLGNLLGALDNWKQLQDDHECYFFVADWHALSTNYADTSRIKEFSQGLLIDWLAAGIDPNRSTVFVQSSVPEHAILHLLLSMIIPVPWLERNPTYKEKQEEIKEKDLSTYGFLGYPVLQAADILLYKPDIVPVGKDQLPHLELTREVARRFNNLYRPVFPEPKEYLTQFPKVTGTDGRKMSKSYHNTINLSDSEQEVRKKLKTMVTDPARVRRTDKGNPEVCPVYDFHKILSTQEVQKQVDQDCRTAAIGCIDCKKLVADAMVSRLAPSWETQAALSTKPDYLQDIILDGQRKASQVAKTTMQDVQEAMKI
- the gap gene encoding type I glyceraldehyde-3-phosphate dehydrogenase, with the translated sequence MSIRVAINGFGRIGRNFFRASQDHPDIQIVAINDLTDSTTLAHLLKYDSVHGRFHGQVEAQPERLIVNNQSIEIFAKRDPKELPWNQHNIDVVVESTGRFTDREKASAHLSAGAKRVVISAPAKDADLTIVLGVNESQYNPNEHSVISNASCTTNCLAPVSKVLLENFGIRHGFMTTIHSYTNDQQLLDLPHKDLRRARAAGLSMIPTSTGAAKALHLVLPELKGKMDGVAIRVPTPNVSLIDLSVEVERDCDVSAVNQAFERMAQGPLQNILDFSASPIVSTDLNGSPYSATLDSPLTTVMDKRMVKVFAWYDNEWGYSCRLRDLVKFLAQQS